A genomic window from Elaeis guineensis isolate ETL-2024a chromosome 3, EG11, whole genome shotgun sequence includes:
- the LOC105041970 gene encoding F-box/kelch-repeat protein At1g57790, whose protein sequence is MIAERHELSLPPSLGSNPWIILPHGRHKQLQTFINVSDGIVQHRSIPEMQGKRCLGSFYGWLLMWDEPSKECFLLSLTSLSKILLPPLLELAEFLDISIVSSSPALPNCMIVFLRKKQPFLFFCHVGDKEWTRLTVNFSHDFFVYSIVNCQGKLYALTFEENIMLIDTTSSSMNVEIMEVESFTSLHSYPSYFPNLVEACGDIFLVLRYSRSWGGGHVVTVDVHKLDFSKLRWERVESIGDRAFFLSGAFGISLSATESGVQPNHIYFIQPCNDAERLYIFSLDERVISFDMPCPNIRRTWDYLWWTMATT, encoded by the coding sequence ATGATTGCTGAGAGGCATGAACTCTCCCTACCACCTAGTCTTGGATCAAATCCATGGATCATCCTACCTCATGGAAGGCACAAGCAGTTGCAGACTTTTATTAATGTGTCTGATGGGATCGTGCAACATAGAAGCATCCCCGAGATGCAAGGAAAAAGATGTTTGGGTTCCTTTTATGGCTGGCTGTTAATGTGGGATGAGCCTTCAAAAGAATGCTTCCTCCTAAGTCTCACCTCCTTGTCAAAGATCTTACTTCCTCCCCTGCTCGAGCTTGCAGAATTCCTCGATATCTCCATTGTGTCATCATCGCCAGCACTTCCTAACTGCATGATCGTGTTCTTACGCAAGAAGCAACCGTTCTTATTTTTTTGCCATGTGGGAGATAAGGAGTGGACTCGATTGACGGTTAATTTCAGCCATGATTTCTTCGTATACAGTATAGTCAATTGCCAGGGGAAGCTGTATGCTCTTACTTTTGAAGAAAATATCATGCTCATTGATACAACGTCTTCTTCTATGAATGTAGAAATAATGGAAGTAGAGTCGTTCACATCTCTCCATTCCTATCCAAGCTATTTTCCAAACTTGGTTGAGGCTTGTGGGGATATCTTCCTGGTGTTGAGATACAGTAGGAGTTGGGGTGGAGGCCATGTTGTCACGGTAGATGTTCACAAGCTGGACTTCTCTAAATTGCGTTGGGAGAGGGTGGAGAGCATTGGTGATCGTGCCTTCTTCCTAAGTGGTGCATTTGGTATTTCACTTTCTGCGACCGAGTCAGGAGTACAACCAAACCATATATATTTCATACAGCCATGTAATGATGCAGAGAGACTGTACATATTTAGCCTGGATGAGCGTGTCATCTCATTTGATATGCCATGCCCAAACATTCGAAGAACTTGGGATTATTTGTGGTGGACCATGGCTACCACCTAA